The following proteins are co-located in the Enoplosus armatus isolate fEnoArm2 chromosome 8, fEnoArm2.hap1, whole genome shotgun sequence genome:
- the LOC139288906 gene encoding ras-related protein Rab-7L1-like — protein sequence MTEHLLKILVVGDGNVGKSSFVDRYVKGQFNKTYKMTVGVDFSVKLLQWSDKEKVRLQLWDIAGQERFISMTRIYYRGALGCVVMFDVTSSSSFLSCRHWKQDLDSKAMLHNGDSIPCILLANKCDLAERVVSADSIDRFSKANGFVTWMETSVKENKNIGEAMRRLVQEILCVQSSLDSFQSGPQDTVYPHLDSECNSRGEGCC from the exons ATGACCGAGCACCTGCTGAAAATACTGGTTGTTGGTGATGGAAATGTTGGGAAGTCCTCCTTTGTGGATCGCTACGTCAAAGGACAGTTCAACAAGACGTACAAGATGACAGTGGGAG TGGATTTTTCTGTGAAGCTGCTGCAATGGTCGgataaagaaaaagtcagactGCAGCTGTGGGACATCGCAG GCCAGGAGCGTTTCATATCCATGACCAGGATCTATTATAGAGGCGCGTTGGGCTGTGTGGTGATGTTTGACGTCACCAGCTCGTCCAGCTTCCTTAGCTGTCGCCATTGGAAACAGGACCTTGACAGCAAGGCCATGCTGCACAACGGAGACTCCATCCCCTGCATCCTGCTGGCCAACAAG tgtgacCTGGCTGAGCGGGTTGTGTCGGCAGACAGCATCGACAGGTTCAGTAAGGCCAACGGCTTCGTGACTTGGATGGAGACTTCAGTCAAAGAGAACAAGAACATCGGAGAGGCGATGAG gagGTTGGTGCAGGAGATTTTGTGTGTTCAGTCCAGTCTGGACTCGTTCCAGTCTGGACCTCAAGACACCGTTTATCCTCACCTGGACTCAGAGTGCAACAGCAGAGGGGaaggctgctgctga